The Puniceicoccales bacterium genome includes a region encoding these proteins:
- a CDS encoding EscI/YscI/HrpB family type III secretion system inner rod protein: protein MSVESISMGQIPNKNVSDSSVDLDKIQPKSVSDLDGINFENEMSQPDPAKPLMVNSIDKQQMQAALDKEMEINQSPGDNILQTVQGVRDQYMQIEDNLRALTSKGSDLSSVDLMQLQFEVMQLSYMNELSSKAVDKTNNMAQTLMRNQ from the coding sequence ATGTCAGTAGAATCAATCAGTATGGGCCAGATACCCAATAAAAATGTCAGCGACAGTTCTGTGGATTTAGATAAAATTCAGCCAAAATCTGTATCTGATTTGGATGGAATTAATTTTGAAAATGAGATGAGTCAGCCTGATCCGGCCAAACCATTGATGGTCAATTCCATAGATAAACAGCAGATGCAGGCTGCTTTGGATAAGGAGATGGAAATTAACCAATCTCCCGGTGATAATATTCTTCAAACCGTTCAGGGCGTTAGAGATCAGTATATGCAGATCGAGGATAATTTGAGAGCGCTCACGTCCAAGGGCAGCGATTTAAGCAGTGTAGATTTGATGCAGCTTCAGTTTGAAGTCATGCAACTGAGCTATATGAATGAGCTTTCATCGAAGGCAGTGGATAAAACGAATAATATGGCACAGACGTTGATGCGTAACCAATAG
- a CDS encoding HrpB1 family type III secretion system apparatus protein yields MNQTVSSGDSEAPLEYSDIPTDIIRMLMDIGYVATGCGFKASAECIFDALIAARPSSELPLIGLAVVKMSFGQVSEASKILTESVAKINPDSQLAKAFFGLLLKQIGSNRESEKVLSEVLETNSDEDAVALAKSILSDVGR; encoded by the coding sequence TTGAACCAAACAGTTTCTTCCGGTGACTCGGAGGCTCCGCTGGAATATTCTGATATTCCAACGGACATTATCCGTATGCTGATGGACATAGGTTATGTGGCCACCGGCTGTGGATTCAAGGCCAGTGCAGAATGCATTTTCGATGCATTGATCGCTGCAAGACCATCCAGCGAATTGCCACTGATTGGCCTCGCGGTGGTTAAGATGAGCTTTGGCCAGGTTTCCGAAGCATCGAAAATTCTTACCGAAAGTGTGGCCAAGATAAATCCAGATAGCCAATTGGCAAAGGCTTTTTTTGGCCTGCTTCTAAAGCAAATCGGATCCAATCGCGAGTCTGAAAAGGTGTTAAGTGAAGTATTGGAAACTAATTCAGACGAAGATGCAGTGGCATTGGCCAAAAGCATTTTGTCCGATGTGGGTCGATAG